In Tsuneonella dongtanensis, a single window of DNA contains:
- a CDS encoding META domain-containing protein, whose protein sequence is MELLETIGRAAALLALPLLTGCMAAPSEPAPTSGPDTPVASTDAPARPAQGPLFGKWIVERVGTTDYPGDEAFVHFQSADFINHSGGCGGSQPAFYALDGDRITLTRREKPVVGKCPNAAYAARERALNGFLDTLVRWRKPLPGVLVLTAADGTEARLAIEAYPIPAIAGEWTVETIGGKPFGPASVLFAAKGVSARAECNTLYTEYALGPGGVRIEPGGAVTEIGCPPALQAQDETLFGALGQVTGHRIESGGRLVLTGGPGLVLRRAIPPAPL, encoded by the coding sequence ATGGAACTTCTTGAGACGATAGGCCGCGCGGCGGCGCTACTTGCATTGCCGCTGCTCACGGGCTGCATGGCCGCGCCATCCGAGCCCGCGCCCACTTCCGGTCCCGACACGCCGGTCGCCTCGACCGACGCGCCCGCCCGACCGGCGCAGGGTCCGCTCTTCGGCAAGTGGATTGTCGAGCGCGTCGGCACCACGGACTATCCGGGCGACGAGGCCTTCGTGCATTTCCAGTCGGCCGACTTCATCAATCACAGTGGCGGATGCGGCGGCAGCCAGCCCGCGTTCTACGCGCTCGACGGGGACCGGATCACGCTTACGCGGCGCGAGAAGCCCGTGGTCGGAAAGTGTCCCAACGCCGCCTACGCTGCTCGCGAACGCGCGCTCAATGGCTTTCTCGACACGCTCGTCCGCTGGCGCAAGCCGCTCCCCGGGGTGCTCGTATTGACCGCAGCCGACGGGACCGAGGCGCGACTGGCGATCGAGGCCTATCCGATCCCGGCCATCGCTGGCGAATGGACGGTGGAGACGATTGGCGGCAAGCCTTTCGGCCCTGCCAGCGTCCTGTTCGCCGCCAAGGGCGTGTCGGCCCGGGCGGAGTGCAACACGCTCTATACCGAGTATGCCCTGGGCCCGGGGGGAGTGCGGATCGAGCCGGGCGGCGCGGTGACCGAAATCGGCTGCCCGCCGGCCCTGCAAGCGCAGGACGAAACGCTGTTCGGGGCTCTCGGGCAGGTGACCGGGCACCGCATCGAATCCGGTGGCAGGCTCGTGCTGACCGGCGGGCCAGGACTCGTCCTGCGCCGCGCAATCCCGCCCGCGCCGCTCTGA